tcattgatgaatatattgaacaggactggacccagtactgacccctggggaacaccactcgtcactggtctccaactagactctgtgcccctaatcacaaccctctgagctctatctttcaaccagttttctatccaccccactgtccattcatctaacccacacttcctaagcttccctatgaggatgctgtgggagaccgtgtcaaacgccttgcttaagtcaaggtagaccacatctaccgccctcccctcatctatccatctagtcatgccatcgtagaaggctatcagattagtcagacatgatttccccttggtgaatccatgctgagtacttctgatagctttcctttcctccacatgccttgagatgacacccagaacgagctgaagccgtgttggctgtcaccagtaacctccttattttccatgtgccttagcagagattccaggaggatctgctccatgatcttgccaggcacagaggtgagactgaccggtctgtagctccctgggtcttccttttttcccttttggaaaatgggcgttctgtttccccttttccagtcagcaggaacttcaccagactgccatgacttttcaaatataatggaaagcagcttggtgacttcatctgccagctctctcaggacctgtggatggatttaatccggtcccatggacttaaCGCACCTTCAGGtacctcagatggtcccgaacctcatcttctcctacagtgggcagttcttcattctcacagaccctgcctttgccttctgcaacttggtggtgtggttggagcccttgccggtgaagaccaaggcaaaaaagtcattcagtaccttagccttctccatatcctgggtgaccaggtctcctgtctccttccagagagggcccacgtCTTCCCTAGTCTTGTCTTTACCCCTGATGTACTTATATTTAAAGATATCCTTGAAATGCTGTGAGCTGGGAGGTAGGAAACACTTTTACTGTTAACAGAGGTCTGAAATTATAGTTCGAGGTGATTTGCATGCTTGAGTTTTCATTGCTTCCCTTCCATTTTGCAGTAACAGTTTAATTCAAGAGTTTGGGTGTTTGAGTGCTACCGTCTACTTAAGGTATTAACTGTGTTGTGACTCACTGATAGATGTGGGGCATGATCCTGACGCCAAATGTATAATTGCATCAATATCGTTCACACACTTTTCAGCGGGTGCAGGACTGAGTGAGCAAAAATAATCACCTTCTGTTTTGCCTGCCCAGGCACCATAGCAACTGAAATGCTGTACTTGAAATTATCATTGGTTTTTCCTCCTATCCCTTCGTTCCATATGGTGCAGCCTGTCAAACTCTCTTAACATACAGTTCCATGGATGCCAGCTACCAGTGTGTGAGGAAATGAAATGTGCACAAGATCTGATGACTGATGCTGAGTTTCATAAGCTGTCTGCTTTGTTACTTGGCATGCCCTGAGACAGCACCTCCGTGGCACAGCACGACTTTCTGCGAGGTGAGACTAGGCACCGACTCCCACGGATGGAAGCACGCTGCATTGCTATATGCTGGTAGTGCTGGGGAAATAACGAATACAACAATGCCGTATTAAGTAAGGAGCCGCGTTCCCTCTGCTCGTGTAGTGTCAGTAGTAGAACCCATAttactgaagaagaggaggaagattaTACTTGAAACAATAGTTAAAGATTTGACCATGCTGGTGAATGTGGGAGGTCCTGGTAGACTTGTCAGGACTACCAAAAGGGTTGTCTGGGCttagacaattttatttttaggcacctaaataaataatataacTTCAAAACAGCTGAGCAGCCAGCAGATTTCATTGACTACTTATTTTGACTATTTTATTAGACCTTTGGCTTGTGCACACACTGTTTTTCAAATGCTGGGAGTAATCCTTTGATGCTTACCATTACTTAAAAAACTCCAGATACCCCTGTACGACCGGTGAGAAGAGCACCTAGAACTGGTAGCTGACAAAGCTGCATGTTCTGCAGATCTCTTGTCTTAGCTACTTATGGCCTGTGTAAACAGCAAGGCATTGTGATGTCGCAGGGGTAAGTGTACGCAGGGGTAAGCACTGCAGGAGGTGTAGACCATGAAATAAAATAGTGCTGCTGTGCCCACTTTGCATCACACAAGATGATGAACAACTTCATCAATACAGTCTTTTTGATTAAAACTAAAGCATTATGAGCCAGTGTTGAGcctattaaagaaaaattagctTTTCTTTTGATCAGACCATGCCTGGAAGAATTTGAAGAGTTCCTTCTCCACAGTCCAGATCCTTCACAATTCTCTCATTGCACCCCCAGCTCTGAGGCTGAGATCTGACAGTAAAAGCAGCGCAGTGCAGCAGCGTGCTGGCCAGCAAGCCAAGAATTTGTCTCCAAATGGCCATTGGAAATGCCAAGTCTGCTGTAAGGTATGCATTATAGTGTATGTCACTCATCCCAGACAATTCATGTATTGACTCTGCAATAGATGAGAATTCAGTATTTGTATATCATGCATTAAAAAAGGCAGGAAGGGCTTATAATCTATAAATAACATGATTCACTGAAGCAAAAATGTTTGTCATCTATAAATAAGATAACTTCATTCACTAGTGCCATCGTGATACAATTTTACAACAGGATTGAGAGCCATTTTTATTGATCACTTCAAGTCGATTGCGTTGTTGCATACAAATTGGTACAATACATCACCCAATCATTTATGACTCTCCTACATCTGTACACGTGGAATGTTGTTCTGTATCATCGCGTATTTGTTTAATCAAGCTAATATTTCATCTGCCTTGGAGTGATAATGCGGTGAGAACAAACTCAAATTACTGAAAATGATCAACCCGTTCATTTCTGATCAAAGAGCTAGCCGAGGGATTTAGACTTTTTAAAGCACACAGAGATTCATTCTCTTTTCTAAACATTAGattttgcagaaggaaaagaaaatctccaCTTTAGGCAAAAACATCTTCTGGCACCACAGAACTGACTTCCAAGTTTCAGCTTTCTGTCCTTGAGAAGAGCTGGTAGAATTGGCTACAGAAATCACTTTGCTTCCACAGGCTTTTTGCAtcttctgcttcatttgcttttctaAGGACGCAGCGTAGACTATCTTGTGTTCTCCAAGGCAGACAATCATCCCAAAATCCTAAGGAAATGGACTTCTCTGGCTGTGCTGTAGTAAGGAGAGCGAATGCAACTGCACACCGCCCCAGGGAGACAGAGTTCAACGGTTCCTCAAATCTGGATGACGCTTCTTTGGACAATTTGCTGGAGGAATGGGCTCTCAACCCACCAGGCACAAACATGAAGATGTTTTTAATCCCTCCAGTTGTCTGCCTCGTGGCAGGTGTCCTCATCATTCCTACCATCTTGTTTGTGATCTTCTCTAGGTTTAGCATCCGTCAGGAAACAAGGTACATGCTGCTGGGAAATGCTCTGCTTGCTGATCTGATCTACCTGTTGTTCTACACCCTGTCAGCTGCTCTCAATGCAGCACACCTACATCTCCCACAGGAAGCCTGTGTCCTCCTGTTATTTCTGCTGGCAGTGGCTTACTGTGGAGGATTGTTCACAGCTGCTGCAATAGTCTTGGACACGTACATagctattttgtttcctttgcgcTATATTGCCATTTTGCCGCCTTCACGaactaaaaataatattgtattaCTATGGATGTGTTCTGGGGCTTTCCCTGGGATTTTCTTCTTGGTGCTATCGAGCACGCACAGCTTTGTGCCCTGTGTCCTGGAAATGTGCTCGGTTCCAGTAATACTACTGTTAACTCTGAATGGGACTGATGCAGTGAAACTCTGTTTCTGGCTTTCTACCACAGTTATCATTCTCTGCCtgtctttaatattttgttgctatgttattctgtattttaaaaccaaacaatcaGGTATATGGGAGGGCTTCTGCTCCAGAGCCAGTGTAACATTCTTAATGCACAacactgtgttatttttttacttctttccacTCTTGGCCCTTTTTGTAGAATCATTCTTCTGCATTAATGTTGTCATCAGACTGCAGACAGGAATCTGGATCTCCCTGACAGTCTGCAATATCCTGATGATTCTGCCTAaagttttgttcccttttctgtaTGGGCTTCGATACAGA
The sequence above is a segment of the Larus michahellis chromosome 6, bLarMic1.1, whole genome shotgun sequence genome. Coding sequences within it:
- the GPR148 gene encoding putative G-protein coupled receptor 148, with translation MDFSGCAVVRRANATAHRPRETEFNGSSNLDDASLDNLLEEWALNPPGTNMKMFLIPPVVCLVAGVLIIPTILFVIFSRFSIRQETRYMLLGNALLADLIYLLFYTLSAALNAAHLHLPQEACVLLLFLLAVAYCGGLFTAAAIVLDTYIAILFPLRYIAILPPSRTKNNIVLLWMCSGAFPGIFFLVLSSTHSFVPCVLEMCSVPVILLLTLNGTDAVKLCFWLSTTVIILCLSLIFCCYVILYFKTKQSGIWEGFCSRASVTFLMHNTVLFFYFFPLLALFVESFFCINVVIRLQTGIWISLTVCNILMILPKVLFPFLYGLRYREISASLRSIVQRKHLHVVSPAPSPSEPTQSTTTAEELCLPW